One genomic region from Rosa rugosa chromosome 1, drRosRugo1.1, whole genome shotgun sequence encodes:
- the LOC133725686 gene encoding xyloglucan endotransglucosylase protein 7-like, which produces MSSCKLSITVLFLTLFMMAGIAASANFWEDFEQTYGDQRLQLLDGGKHFTLSQDANSGAGFKSKNEYLFGRFDMDMKLAPGNSAGTVTTFYLSSPQGHEHDEIDIEFLGNSSGSPYTLHTNVFSKGKGNKEQQFHLWFDPTQDFHNYTIIWNPHRIIWMVDNSPIRIFSNVEASLGVPYPHSKPMRIYCSFWNADDWATQGGKVKADWSQGSKTVSYKDHKINACLPWDQGCASNTAGNSWQNIDLGRLGHDRLRWVQEKYRVSNYCDPSKSPQGGPPRECMHSEFQSPPNPNPANPGAPNIPDLKNPGNKPKY; this is translated from the exons ATGTCTTCTTGTAAGCTCTCAATAACGGTGCTTTTTCTCACGTTGTTCATGATGGCCGGCATAGCTGCCTCAGCTAATTTCTGGGAAGACTTTGAACAAACATACGGCGACCAGCGTCTTCAATTACTTGATGGAGGGAAACATTTCACACTCAGCCAGGACGCGAATTCTGGGGCGGGATTCAAATCCAAGAACGAATACCTATTTGGACGTTTCGACATGGATATGAAGCTCGCTCCTGGGAACTCAGCTGGTACTGTCACCACATTTTAT tTATCTTCTCCTCAAGGGCACGAACACGATGAGATAGACATAGAGTTTTTGGGCAACTCTTCTGGGAGTCCGTACACTCTCCATACCAATGTGTTCAGTAAGGGTAAAGGAAATAAAGAACAACAATTTCATCTTTGGTTTGATCCCACACAAGATTTTCACAACTATACAATTATCTGGAACCCCCATCGTATTAT ATGGATGGTGGATAACAGTCCCATTAGGATTTTCAGCAACGTCGAAGCATCACTTGGTGTTCCATATCCTCATAGCAAACCGATGAGGATTTACTGCAGCTTCTGGAATGCCGATGACTGGGCTACACAAGGTGGAAAAGTAAAGGCCGACTGGTCTCAAGGTTCTAAAACAGTCTCTTACAAAGACCACAAGATCAATGCTTGTCTTCCTTGGGATCAGGGCTGTGCTTCGAACACAGCCGGAAATTCATGGCAGAATATTGATCTTGGTCGTTTAGGTCATGATAGGCTTCGATGGGTACAAGAGAAGTACAGGGTCAGCAACTACTGTGACCCCAGTAAATCTCCCCAAGGTGGCCCGCCACGCGAGTGTATGCACTCCGAGTTTCAGAGCCCCCCAAATCCCAACCCTGCAAATCCCGGCGCTCCCAACATTCCCGACCTTAAAAATCCCGGCAACAAACCCAAATACTAG
- the LOC133725685 gene encoding xyloglucan endotransglucosylase protein 1-like, with protein MSSCNIILSLSLFITCVTVIMASASNFYQDFHILFGDQRAQILDGGQLLTLSQDQTSGSGFISQNQYLFGRFDMQMKLAPGNTAGTVTTFYLSSSGYHHDEIDLEFLGNTSGNPYTLSTNIYTQGIGGREQQFHLWFDPSKDFHTYSVVWNVHRIIILVDNSPIRVFNNLELLHVPFPKSQPMTIYASLWDGDSWATQGGRVKTDWSQAPFTASYGRYNINACLGSQQQGSSSSSYPYSYTDCVPTSTNSSNVDNSWRNLGLNAAGRNRLRWVQTKFMIYNYCTDRNKFPGGLPRECQHSKF; from the exons ATGTCTTCTTGTAATATCATCCTTTCTCTCTCCTTGTTCATAACTTGTGTCACGGTCATTATGGCCTCTGCTAGTAATTTCTATCAGGACTTTCACATTTTATTCGGTGACCAACGTGCTCAAATACTTGATGGAGGACAACTTCTCACCCTCTCCCAGGACCAGACTTCCGGGTCCGGCTTCATTTCTCAGAACCAATACCTATTTGGACGGTTCGACATGCAAATGAAGCTGGCGCCCGGGAACACTGCTGGTACCGTCACCACATTTTAT CTATCATCTTCAGGGTACCATCATGATGAGATTGACTTGGAGTTTCTTGGAAACACATCCGGGAATCCCTACACTCTCAGTACTAATATCTACACGCAGGGAATAGGGGGTAGAGAACAACAATTCCATCTTTGGTTTGATCCCTCCAAAGACTTCCACACTTACTCCGTTGTTTGGAATGTTCATCGCATTAT AATCTTGGTGGATAACAGTCCCATTAGGGTTTTCAACAACTTGGAACTACTTCATGTTCCGTTTCCTAAAAGCCAACCCATGACGATTTACGCCAGTTTGTGGGATGGTGATAGCTGGGCTACACAAGGTGGCCGTGTGAAGACTGACTGGTCTCAAGCTCCTTTCACCGCCTCTTATGGAAGATACAACATCAATGCTTGTCTAGGATCACAGCAGCAaggttcatcatcatcatcatatccATACTCATACACAGACTGTGTTCCCACATCTACCAATTCCTCAAATGTCGACAACTCATGGAGGAATCTAGGGCTTAATGCTGCAGGTCGAAACAGGCTTCGATGGGTTCAAACGAAGTTCATGATCTACAACTACTGCACTGACCGTAATAAGTTTCCCGGTGGTCTGCCACGGGAATGCCAGCATTCCAAGTTCTAG